Part of the Coregonus clupeaformis isolate EN_2021a chromosome 31, ASM2061545v1, whole genome shotgun sequence genome, ggctttaaccagaatagaaagaggagtgggaggccctggtgcacaactgagcaagaggacaaatacattagtgtctagtttgagaaacagaagcctcacaggtcctcaactggcagcttcattaaatagtacccgcaaaacaccagtctcaatgtcaacagtgaagaggcgactccgggatgctgaccttctaggcagagttacaaagaaaaagccatatctcagactggccaataaaaataaatgattaatatgggcagtctgagatatggctttttctttggaatttaagaaattccacaaattaacttttaagaaggcacacctgttaattgaaatgcattccaggtgactacctcatgaagctggttgagagaatgccaagagtgtgcaaagctctcattaaggcaaagggtggctactttgaagaatcatgattccatatgtgttatttcatagttttgatgtcttcactattattctacaatgtagaaaatagtaaaaataaagaaaaacccttgaatgagtaggtgtgtccacacttttgactggtgctgtataaacagtgccttgcgaaaatattaatcccccttggcgtttttcctattttgttgcattacaacctgtaatttaaatagatttttatttggatttcatgtaatggacatacacataatagtccaaattggtgaagtggaattaaaaaaataacttgtttcaaaaaattctaaaaaataaataacggaaaagtggtgcgtgcatatgtattcgccccctttgctatgaagcccctaaataagatctggtgcaaccaattaccttcagaagtcacataattagttagattgcacacagttggactttatttaagtgtcacatgatctgtcacatgatatcagtatgtatacacctgttctgaaaggccccagagtctgcaacaccactaagcaaggggcaccaccaagcaagcggcaccatgaagaccaaggagctctccaaacaggtcagggacaaagttgtggagaagtacagatcagggttgggttataaaaaaatatccgaaactttgaacatcccacggagcaccattaaatccattattaaaaaatggaaagaatatggcaccacaacaaacctgccaagagagggctgcccaccaaaactcacggaccaggcaaggagagcattaatcagagaggcaacaaagagaccaaagataaccctgaaggagctgcaacgctccacagcagagattggagtatctgtccataggaccactttaagccgtacactccacagagctgggctttacggaagagtggccagataaaagccattgcttaaagaaaaaaataagcaaacacgtttggtgttcgccaaaaggcatgtgggagactccccaaacatatggaagaaggtactctggtcagatgagactaaaattgagctttttggccatcaaggaaatcgctatgtctggcgaaaacccaacacctctcatcaccccgagaacaccatccccacagtgaagcatggtggtgacagcatcatgctgtggggatgtttttcatctgcagggactggtcAGAATTTGAAGAaattatggatggcgctaaatacagggaaattcttgagggaaacctgtttcagtcttccagagatttgagactgggacggaggttcaccttccagcaggacaatgaccctaagcatactgctaaagcaacactcaagtgttttaaggggaaacattttaaatgtcttggaatggcctactcaaagcccagacctcaatccaattgagaatctctggtgcgacttaaagattgctgtacaccagcagaacccatccaacttgaaggagctggagcagttttgccttgaagaatgggcaaaaatcccagtggctagatgtctGAATAAAAGTGCTGAAGAAATAGTGCTAAAAGAAGATTGTGAACAagatactggagttttggtgccaGTATAGCCAACTAGCACataaataatattgcgatattgtcaaaacaatAATATATATCGTCTAAAATAATATCCTGATATGTAACTGTATTTTCTTCCCCCCCCCATCACTATAATACACATTAGGTTGGAGGTCAGGTCATATCACTTCGCTTCATACCTTGGATATGCACGGAATGCAGCCACTTTACGTTCCCCACTTTTACGATTATTAGCTAGACACATTTTTCTTCATGGTCTCTTCTTTCCCCTGATCAGACGTAAGCCTTCCTATCCATTACCCTTGTGTTTGTCTCTCCCTGAGTCCCTCCCTCTGGATTTTGGTAAATTACAGGAGAGGTTGttctgctcccctctcctctacccccccttAGTGAGGAATGAAAGCAAAGATACTCCAAAAGGAAACCAGGCCAAAACGCGGGAGGCTAAAAAACACCCCACCACCACCGCTCCTCCCAAATCAACTGGTGGGGCTACAGCAGGGCGCAGGGACGGGACTGCGGCTGGTAAAAAGCTGCCCAAAAGCACAGCCAAGCAAGCTTCCGCTCCGCCGCCCAAACAAAACCCTCGAAACAATTACATTGGGAACGGTGAGTATCAGTGGCACTGGTTGGTTGGGAGAGAGAACCCTGTTGGCATGGAGAATGTACCTGTCTTCGCATGTGGAAGGCCTCCCTCCGCCCATCAGTCCATCCCTCCTGGTCCCCCTTCAGGAATTAATGGTGTTGTCCATACTAGACGGCTAGGGATTTACAGTAGTTGAGAAGTTTGATTGTTCTTGTTGTGAAATGGGAAGTGAGGAGAGTGTGTACAGAGAGTTGCCTGCAGAGACTTCTCAATTTTTAGACAGCATAGCACTACAATAAGATGCACTGTGTACTGTGTGTCCCATCTGTGttcccctgcctgcctgcctccgaGGGTTTCTGAGAACCCTTGCTTTTTTTGTCTTTGGTGCATGATGATCTGGTTCATGGATCGTTTGGTTTCCCAGGGAGGTGTGGCCATGTctcgtgtctgtgtgtgcaccAGCGTCTGTGCACGTGACTTGTTTGACCCCACTGGAGTAAACTATGCTACCCAGGGCCAATTGTGTTGCATGTGATGGGCATGCCTAACTTGGTATTTTATGAGTTTCTTTGAAGAATTGCCAGATTTTGGGCTCTTGATATTTCTGTTTCTGTTTAATATCCATTGTTATCCTCTGCCTATAATCATTTTGAGTGCACATTGTTCTCTTTTTCAGTGTCAGTAGTTTATTTGGTTTTGAATAGCTTTTGTATATTTGCCAAATGGCTTATCCACAATACGACCTCTTTCACAGCCACTAATAACATTTTACTGTTAgaccctggccatgaccccactctccgaagGTGTCACAGGGAGAGTTGGGAAATGCAAAAAAACGAATGcttataatacacacttgtacatgtgtgaaataggacaaatataagcacccaccaaattattattattattattattattatactcctCTTATTCTGTCACATGACCCCAACATTCTATAGAACTAATAAATGTTTTCTGTCAGGGACAATGCGTCATTGACTGTTAATGTGTCAGACTTAGACAAAAGGCTCACGTTTGTCTGTAGTGCCTGGGCAGGTCATTTGAAATGAAGGCACTAACAAAAGCGCATAAAATGCTACAGGACATAAGCCCGTTTTTGCTGTTGTGTTTAACATAAATCTAATGAAGTTTCCTCTCCTCTTAGCCAAATCCTCTCATCCTAAGAAAACTGGAGGCACATCCAAGAGCACAGCCCAGTCCTCATCCTCCTCATCGTCCACACTGCGTACCACAAAGACCTCCCAGGACAGGCTTTCCAACCCAACTGGGACAGAAAAGACCAACAAGCGCGTCCTCCAACCAGCACCTGACCCTTCCAGCTTCTCTGGAGCTCCCAAGGCCTCCCCAGAGACAGACAGCCTTTCTGGGGAGAGACGGGTCCCGGGCCCTGGGGATGGGCATGGGAACCAGGGGTGCAAGGAGGAGCCCTATTCTGGCCCAGAGGGCAAGCCTGCTGCTCAGAATGACTCCTCTCTGACTGGAATGGATAAAGACAATGCCTCAGGAGCCAGTCCTCAGGACCCTGGGGAGAAGGCCCCTCTGGTCAACAACGCCACTGAGGACACTTTCTTCACCGAGTCTCATAGCGAGAGCTCCACGGAGGAAGCCCTGGGGACTGGGGAAGATGGAGGTGGTGACCGTGGGCAACAGTCGGGGGATGCAGACCATGAGTTAGAGAAATGTCAGTGGTATGTATCGATACTGCAACACAGATCTATAGGCTTCTAGTGCAGAAAAACCCTATAAGAAGACCCTGGTCAAACACACTTTCAAGTATTTAAGATATTTGAGGTACACTTGATGTAGCTTGAATCCTGCACTTTTGGGACCGTTACATTGAACCAGGCCAATTAAATCAAGCGCATTTCAAGTATTTGAAATTAGTTGTTTGACCCAGGTTGGCATTAAACATCTCCTAACTGAAGAAAATAAAATGCCGTCTTACATCATAATTGCTCTTATGAAACTTTAGAATGAAACCTGGTGGCATTGGTTGGAAAGCTCTTTACCGCAATCATGATTCCCAAAATAGTACAGTATGCTTTAGAAAACTCCATTGAAGGCATGGTGTAATTCTTACTGCACGTGTAAATGGATCGGAACGTTTCAACTGTATTACATGATGTGGCAACATTGTTCGTCATTGTCAGTGTTTTGCATTTGAGATGGTTAACATTGGGAGTCATACAGTACTGCAAAAGATGGCAGAGGAGTGTAAAAAGCTATCCTGTGTGGGAACATAACTATGAGAGATTTGTACTGTATTGTTTTGCTTTACTGGTACACTTATTCTCCCAGAGAAGATGGATTATTTCCCAGGGGCATTGCACTTGCTCATGTGTTCAACAGTAAGGTCAACCCAAAAGTCAAAGTCTATAAATGTACAGTACTCTACCTTATAGTCACTACTACTCACAGTATGCATTCTTAAAGCTGTTGTTTCTTAGTTTTCAAccttcacatacagtggggagaacaagtatttgatacactgccaatgttgcaggttttcctacttacaaagcatgtagaggtctgtaatatttatcataggtacacttcaactgtgagagacggactctaaaacaaaaatccagaaaatcacattgtatgatttttaagtaattaatttgcattttattgcatgacataagtatttgatacatcagaaaagcagaacttaatatttggtacagaaacctttgtttgcaattagagatcatacgtttcctgtaggtcttgaccaggtttgcacacactgcagaagggattttggcccactcctccatacagaccttctccagatccttcaggtttcggggctgtcgctgggaaatacggactttcagctccctccaaagattttctattgggttcaggtctggagactggctaggccactccaggaccttgagatgcttcttacggagccactccttagttgccctggctgtgtgtttcgggtcgttgtcatgctggaagacccagccacgacccatcttcaatgctcttactgagggaaggaggttgttggccaagatctcgcgatacatggccccatccatcctcccctcaatacagtgcagtcgtcctgtcccctttgcagaaaagcatccccaaagaatgatgtttccacctccatgcttcacggttgggatggtgttcttgacgggcctggacatgcgctggcttgagcagggggaccttgcgtgcgctgcaggattttaatccatgacggtgtagtgtgttactaatggttttctttgagactgtggtcccagctctcttcaggtcattgaccaggtcctgccgtgtagttctgggctgatccctcaccttcctcatgatcattgatgccccacaaagTGAGATCTtgcccagaccgagggtgattgaccgtcatcttgaacttcttccattttctaataattgcgccaacagttgttgccttctcaccaagctgcttgcctattgtcctgtagcccatcccagccttgtgcaggtctacaattttatccctgatgttcttacacagctctctggtcttggccattgtggagaggtcggagtctgtttgattgagtgtgtggacaggtgtcttttatacaggtaacgagttcaaacaggtgcagttaatacaggtaatgagtggagaacaggagggcttcttaaagaaaaactaacaggtctgtgagagccggaattcttactggttggtaggtgatcaaatacttatgtcatgcaataaaatgcaaattaattacttaaaaataatacaatgtgattttctggatttttgttttagattccgtctctcacagttgaagtgtacctatgataaaaattacagacctctacatgctttgtaagtaggaaaacctgcaaaatcggcagtgtatcaaatgcttgttctccccactgtatgtgctgtatTTGTAGATGGCTCCTCATTGCCAAAGTACTGTTCTGATGATGAACGGCACCACAGCTTCAGTTCAAAGCCCAGAAAATGCTGTAAATATTTTAGCAGCATAAGCAGCCTAGTTTACCATTTACCGCTACCTGGATACAGTATTGTCATAATTCATAATGGCTGCGGTGTAATAGGGAGTAACCTATTTTAGCCCTCTATTTAAACATTGGTGGTGTGGTAAATggttgtctctctcacacacacacacacacacacacacacacgtctgagtCAGCATAGATGTCATAAATGGCCGTCATAGCCTTGAGCTGAACTGGTTTAACTTGAATTGGGACAGTAAGTCACAGAGCCCTGTCTGTGTTGTAGGCCTTAAACCAATTAGAAATATGATAGTTCACATGACTTTCATGATACCAGGTTCATGTGGAAAAGACCGTTGGGAAAGAAAAGGCCTGTTTTCACCAGCGTTTTGGTCTATACACCCTTCATTAGTAGgaaagtgtatgcactcactaactgtaagtcgctctggataagagcgtctgctaaatgactaaaatgtaattagaGTTTGTTTATCAACGTTTTCCATTATGCAACAAGGACAACAATGGACATGATAAATAAATCAAAAGACAAGAAAATCAATCAGGTAAGAATGCTTAATCAGGGTTTTGATGATGTGACTCCAGGCCTACCAATGGGATTGGAGAGAAGAAGCTCCACAGTGTTAACCTGGAGAGCCCAGAGGTTACAGTCATCCCAGACAGCACTATGGAGTCTGACTACCAGTCTACAGTCAGCGACTCCGACTCAGATGGGCCCATCCTCTACCGAGACgaagatgaggatgaggaggacgAGTATACCACAAGTAAGGAATCCGTCGCAGATATAGAAGCATACAGCTAATTGTATTCTAGCCTtttaagtcagtcagtcagcatgtGTTAAATGTCTTTGTCTGTCCAGCCCTTGCAACAAATTCATCCGTAGCCACTCGTGCACTAGAAACAAGGAAAATAACCTTGAAAACAATCTCACTTTATTGTGTTTCCACACTCTTTATGGTTGGTTTTATATTTACTTCTTGACTTATATTTTATCTTTACTGCACAGCACGCATTCCTATAAAGCCGTACTCTTGTCCTCTGACTCAGACCATTTTAATACTCTCTGGATTCAGCCTGCATGGCGTAGGCTGGGGGAGGGCTAGCTAgattttcattattattattggttTTGTAGGCTCCCTAGCCAGTAAGATCCGCCGCAGGGACACCCTGGCCATCAAACTGGGCAATCGGCCCAGcaagagagagctggaggagaagAACATCCTGCCTCGCACATCTGAGACCGAGAGGCAGGAACTCCGGCAGCAGATTCACTCCAAGCTAGTGAGGTACGGAGTACACCTATGgagtcatgcacacacacacacacgccaacaCAAGCTTTGTGTGTATTTAAGATTGTATTTAATCTGAAATAACTGTTCTGGTGTGAGATTCCCGAGAACTTGGTAGCACTGAAATCATCTTTCATCCAAGGGATTTAGGATGTTCTTAGTGCTACAAAGCTTTTGGGGAACTGACCCCTGTTCCCAAAGCACTGAGGTATTGTCTCGTTTcattctccctctgtccctcacaGACGACTTAGTCAGAGGCCCAGCACTGAGGAACTGGAGCAGAGGAACATTCTGAAACGTGAGTGACAATAGACAGACGCCACCACAGACAGACTGCACCACATTGTCCCCAGTCAGACCACAGCAGCGCAACAACCCCTTAGTACTGTACAAGACATTTCCCCCACACAAGGTCTGTTTGTCTTCTGGTTTTGGTCATGTGTGTTTTTCagattatatactgaacaaaaatataaacgcaacagtcaaatctttgaaatggttgcatgagttacaattcatataaggaaatcaatcaattgaaataatttcattaggccctaatctatggatttcacatgacttggaatacagatatacagttgaagtcggaagtttacatccaccttagccaaatacatttaaactcagtttttcacaattcctgacatttaatcctagtaaaaattccctgtcttaggtcagttaggatcaccactttattttaagaatgtgaaatgtcagaataatagtagagagaaatttatttcagcttttatttatttcatcacattcctagtgggtcagaagtttacatacactcaattagtatttggtagcattgcctttaaattgtttaacttgggtcaaacgtttcgggtagccttccacaagcttcccacaataagttgtccatttggatgacccatttgtgaccaagctttaacttcctgactgatgtcttgatgttgcttcaatatatccataatgttccttcctcatgatgccatctattttgtgaagtgcaccagtccctcctgcagctaagcacccccacagcatgatgctgccaccccgtagCCGGCcggtgaccgggagacccatggggcggcgcacaattggcccagcgtcgtccagggtaggggagggaatggccggcagggatgttggtagagcatggcgtttgcaacgcaagggttgtgggttcgtttcccacggggggccagtatgaaaaataaaaaaatgatgtatgcactcactaactgtaagtcgctctggataagagcgtctgctaaatgactaaaatgtaaaatgtgcttcacggttgggatggtgttcttcggcttgcaagcatacccccttttcctccaaacataacgatggtcattatggccaaacagttatatttttgtttcatcagaccagaggacatttctccaaaaagtacgatctttgtccccatgtgcagttgcaaaccatagtctggctgttttatggctgttttggagcagtggcttcttccttgctgagcggcctttcaggttatgtcgatataggactcgttttactgtggatatagatacttttgtacctgtttcctccagcatcttcacaaggtcctttgctgttgttctgggattgatttgcacttttcgcaccaaagtacgttcatcgctaggagacagaacgcatctccttcctgagcggtatgacggctgcatggtcccatggtgtttatacttgtgtactattgtttgtacagatgaacgtggtaccttcaggcgtttggaaattgctcccaatgatgaatcagacttgtggaggtctacaattttttttttctgaggtcttggctgatttcttttgattttcccatgatgtcaagcaaaggcactgagtatgaaggtaggccttgaaatacatccacaggtacacctccaattgacttaaattatgtcaattagcatctcagaagcttctaaagccatgacatccttttctggaattttccaagctgtttaacggcacagtcaacttagtgtatataaacttctgacccactggaattgtgatacagtgaactattattgaaataatctgtctgtaaacaattgttggaaaaattacttgtgtcatgcacaaagtagatgtcctaaccgacttgccaaaactatagtttgttaacaagacattttgtggagtggttgaaaaactagttttaatgactccaacctaagtgtatgtaaacttacgacttcaactgtacatctgttggtcacagataccttttttttttaaagtaggggcgtggatcagaaaactagtcagtatctggtgtgaccaccatttgcctcatgcagtgcgacagcTCTCCTTcgcatagttgatcaggctgttgattctggcctgtggaatgttgtcccactcctcttcaatggctgtgcaaagttgctggatattggcaggaactgaaacacgctgtcttacacgtcgatacagagcatcccaaacatgctcaatgggtgacatgtctggtgagtatgcaggccatggaagaactgggaaatgttcagcttccaggaattgtgtacagatccttgcaacatggggccgtggacatgctgaaacatgaggtgatggcggcggatgaatgtcaCGACAATGGACCACAGGAtttcatcacggtatctctgtgcattcaaattttcatagataaaatgcaattgtgttcgttgtccgtagcttatgccagcccataccatagctccactgccaccatggggcacttttttcacaacgttgacatcagcaaaccgctcgcccacacgacgccatacatgtggtctgcgtttctcaggccaaattctctaaaatgacgttggatgaggcttatggtagagaattgaacattcaattatctggcaacagctctgatggacttTTCTTCAGtcggcatgccaattgcacactccctcaaaacttgagacatctgtggcattgtgttgtgtgacaaaactgcatattttagagtggccttttaataTACCCCAGCACAAGGCGCACTGGTgtcatgatcatgctgtttaatcagcttcttgatatgccacacatgtcagtggatagattatcttggcaaaggagaaatgctcactaacagggatgtaaacaaatttgtgcccaaaacttgagagaaataagctattt contains:
- the phactr2 gene encoding phosphatase and actin regulator 2 isoform X1, with product MGQTSVFTLSEDASVDGLEKASLSNCDVVVGSTQTPPLKQKGKLSTIGKIFKPWKWRKKKTSDKFQDLSKVLERKISTRQSREELIRRGVLIPDQEEPVNSENLNGHATPSVGSDEVKVDIESTQTPSEEKTEGSENAEDKAVRNESKDTPKGNQAKTREAKKHPTTTAPPKSTGGATAGRRDGTAAGKKLPKSTAKQASAPPPKQNPRNNYIGNAKSSHPKKTGGTSKSTAQSSSSSSSTLRTTKTSQDRLSNPTGTEKTNKRVLQPAPDPSSFSGAPKASPETDSLSGERRVPGPGDGHGNQGCKEEPYSGPEGKPAAQNDSSLTGMDKDNASGASPQDPGEKAPLVNNATEDTFFTESHSESSTEEALGTGEDGGGDRGQQSGDADHELEKCQWPTNGIGEKKLHSVNLESPEVTVIPDSTMESDYQSTVSDSDSDGPILYRDEDEDEEDEYTTSSLASKIRRRDTLAIKLGNRPSKRELEEKNILPRTSETERQELRQQIHSKLVRRLSQRPSTEELEQRNILKQTNEADKHEAIQEIKRRLSRKLSVRPTVAELVARRILRFNEYVECTDAKDYDRRADKPWTRLTPADKAAIRKELNEFKSKEMEVHEESKQFTRFHRP
- the phactr2 gene encoding phosphatase and actin regulator 2 isoform X2; this encodes MEHALDGLEKASLSNCDVVVGSTQTPPLKQKGKLSTIGKIFKPWKWRKKKTSDKFQDLSKVLERKISTRQSREELIRRGVLIPDQEEPVNSENLNGHATPSVGSDEVKVDIESTQTPSEEKTEGSENAEDKAVRNESKDTPKGNQAKTREAKKHPTTTAPPKSTGGATAGRRDGTAAGKKLPKSTAKQASAPPPKQNPRNNYIGNAKSSHPKKTGGTSKSTAQSSSSSSSTLRTTKTSQDRLSNPTGTEKTNKRVLQPAPDPSSFSGAPKASPETDSLSGERRVPGPGDGHGNQGCKEEPYSGPEGKPAAQNDSSLTGMDKDNASGASPQDPGEKAPLVNNATEDTFFTESHSESSTEEALGTGEDGGGDRGQQSGDADHELEKCQWPTNGIGEKKLHSVNLESPEVTVIPDSTMESDYQSTVSDSDSDGPILYRDEDEDEEDEYTTSSLASKIRRRDTLAIKLGNRPSKRELEEKNILPRTSETERQELRQQIHSKLVRRLSQRPSTEELEQRNILKQTNEADKHEAIQEIKRRLSRKLSVRPTVAELVARRILRFNEYVECTDAKDYDRRADKPWTRLTPADKAAIRKELNEFKSKEMEVHEESKQFTRFHRP
- the phactr2 gene encoding phosphatase and actin regulator 2 isoform X3, yielding MGQTSVFTLSEDASVDGLEKASLSNCDVVVGSTQTPPLKQKGKLSTIGKIFKPWKWRKKKTSDKFQDLSKVLERKISTRQSREELIRRGVLIPDQEEPVNSENLNGHATPSVGSDEVKVDIESTQTPSEEKTEGSENAEDKAAKSSHPKKTGGTSKSTAQSSSSSSSTLRTTKTSQDRLSNPTGTEKTNKRVLQPAPDPSSFSGAPKASPETDSLSGERRVPGPGDGHGNQGCKEEPYSGPEGKPAAQNDSSLTGMDKDNASGASPQDPGEKAPLVNNATEDTFFTESHSESSTEEALGTGEDGGGDRGQQSGDADHELEKCQWPTNGIGEKKLHSVNLESPEVTVIPDSTMESDYQSTVSDSDSDGPILYRDEDEDEEDEYTTSSLASKIRRRDTLAIKLGNRPSKRELEEKNILPRTSETERQELRQQIHSKLVRRLSQRPSTEELEQRNILKQTNEADKHEAIQEIKRRLSRKLSVRPTVAELVARRILRFNEYVECTDAKDYDRRADKPWTRLTPADKAAIRKELNEFKSKEMEVHEESKQFTRFHRP